Proteins from one Campylobacter concisus genomic window:
- a CDS encoding DpnD/PcfM family protein: MSEFEVEITEILSKKIKFKAKDQHEACKIAKKAYEKSEIVLGADDFTEVKFKSCPQVSQKIKVKNE; encoded by the coding sequence ATGAGTGAATTTGAAGTTGAGATAACTGAAATTTTAAGTAAAAAAATAAAGTTTAAAGCAAAAGATCAGCATGAGGCATGTAAGATCGCCAAAAAGGCTTATGAAAAGAGCGAGATCGTGCTTGGAGCTGATGATTTTACTGAGGTGAAATTTAAATCTTGTCCACAAGTAAGCCAAAAGATCAAGGTAAAAAATGAATAA
- a CDS encoding DNA-methyltransferase, translating into MHNDFRLINGDCFSELAKFKGEFDLIFADPPYFLSNGGLSIQNGQIVSVNKGKWDEGTNIDEIDEFNLEWLKLAKNALSNNGSVMISGTYHNIFSIGRALQKLDYKILNIITWQKTNPPPNFSCRYLTHSTEQIIWARKDEKHKHIFNYELMKRINGDKQMKDVWSFAAIAPWEKACGKHPTQKPLSLLIRLILMASNENSIICDPFAGSATTGIAANLLGRDFVGIEKEQEFIYIALKRKTELEANFIKFRDKFSDIKLLDSLKFG; encoded by the coding sequence ATGCATAACGATTTCAGGCTCATAAATGGCGACTGCTTTAGCGAACTAGCTAAATTTAAAGGCGAGTTTGACCTCATTTTTGCCGATCCGCCGTATTTTCTTTCAAATGGCGGGCTTAGCATCCAAAATGGACAGATAGTTAGTGTAAATAAAGGCAAGTGGGATGAGGGCACAAATATCGATGAAATTGATGAGTTTAACCTAGAATGGCTCAAGCTCGCTAAAAACGCACTTAGTAATAACGGTAGCGTGATGATAAGTGGGACGTATCACAATATCTTTTCTATAGGTAGAGCGCTTCAAAAGCTTGATTATAAAATTTTAAACATCATTACATGGCAAAAGACTAATCCTCCGCCAAATTTTAGCTGTAGGTATCTAACGCATAGTACTGAGCAGATCATTTGGGCTAGAAAAGATGAGAAACATAAGCACATCTTTAACTACGAGCTTATGAAGCGGATAAATGGCGATAAGCAAATGAAAGATGTGTGGAGCTTTGCTGCGATCGCTCCTTGGGAGAAAGCATGCGGCAAGCACCCTACACAAAAGCCACTTTCTCTTTTGATAAGGCTTATATTGATGGCAAGTAACGAAAATAGCATCATTTGTGATCCTTTTGCAGGCTCAGCAACAACTGGCATAGCTGCAAATTTGTTAGGTAGAGATTTTGTTGGTATCGAAAAAGAGCAGGAATTTATTTATATAGCACTTAAGCGAAAGACTGAGCTAGAAGCAAATTTTATAAAATTTAGAGATAAATTTAGTGATATAAAGTTGCTCGATAGCTTAAAATTTGGTTAG
- a CDS encoding type II restriction endonuclease, with translation MASLKETNATLGYFCDFEKCSKNLAKVAIKLNALNSLLGSKDLKTDIFRMKPF, from the coding sequence ATGGCAAGTTTAAAAGAGACAAATGCTACACTTGGCTACTTTTGTGATTTTGAAAAATGTTCTAAGAACCTTGCGAAGGTCGCTATCAAACTTAATGCTTTAAATTCTTTGCTTGGTTCAAAAGATTTGAAAACAGATATTTTCAGAATGAAACCTTTCTGA
- a CDS encoding DpnII family type II restriction endonuclease has translation MKADIFTLFREYRSCFEVLNLLIAVRESGRKVVSSSGSLLELKSYFDEPEKIYSFLLETGLDEVFKDRKIKNLCDYVFGVEVGLDTNARKNRSGTNFANLISERFHSENICFQIF, from the coding sequence TTGAAAGCAGATATTTTCACACTTTTTAGAGAATATCGAAGCTGCTTTGAGGTACTAAATTTACTAATTGCCGTTCGAGAAAGTGGTAGAAAAGTTGTGAGCTCAAGCGGCAGTTTACTTGAGCTAAAGAGTTATTTTGATGAGCCAGAGAAAATTTACAGCTTTCTTTTAGAGACTGGGCTTGATGAAGTTTTCAAGGATAGAAAAATTAAAAATTTATGTGATTATGTATTTGGCGTGGAAGTTGGACTTGATACAAACGCTAGAAAAAACCGCAGTGGAACAAATTTTGCGAATTTAATTTCAGAAAGGTTTCATTCTGAAAATATCTGTTTTCAAATCTTTTGA
- a CDS encoding type II restriction endonuclease encodes MCFQAEVSSSNFSLNLGSDVKIFDFATRIQNITYLIEANFYSAGGSKLNEVARAYIEIAKRISYLPEYKFIWITDGWGWHDARNKLQEAYKCVRIYNLANLHLFINELKNA; translated from the coding sequence ATCTGCTTTCAAGCTGAAGTATCAAGCTCAAATTTTTCATTAAATTTAGGTAGTGATGTGAAGATATTTGATTTTGCGACTCGCATACAAAATATCACTTATCTAATCGAAGCAAATTTTTATAGTGCCGGTGGCTCAAAATTAAACGAAGTAGCAAGAGCTTACATCGAAATAGCCAAAAGGATCTCCTATTTGCCAGAGTATAAATTTATCTGGATCACTGATGGCTGGGGTTGGCACGATGCTAGAAATAAGCTACAAGAGGCCTATAAGTGTGTGAGGATTTATAACCTTGCAAATTTGCACCTTTTTATAAATGAGCTTAAAAATGCATAA
- the carB gene encoding carbamoyl-phosphate synthase large subunit, producing MPKRTDINTILLIGSGPIVIGQACEFDYSGTQAAKTLKELGYRVVLINSNPATIMTDPNFADATYIEPITKESILKIIEKEKIDAILPTMGGQVALNAAMEVFESGLLKDVKFLGANPEAIKKGEDRQIFKATMQKIGMDLPESRYAYNMDDALNAANEIGFPLIIRASYTLGGAGSGVAYNMDEFKELANTGLDASPIHEILIEESLLGWKEYEMEVIRDRNDNCIIVCSIENFDPMGVHTGDSITVAPALTLTDKEYQAMRDASFAILREIGVDTGGSNVQFAIDPKTGRMIVIEMNPRVSRSSALASKATGYPIAKVATLLAVGFSLDEIKNDITGTPASFEPVIDYIVTKIPRFTFEKFPGSNPYLGTAMKSVGEVMAIGRTFKESIQKALCSLERDLCGFNSLSLEKNALIYGIRNANEQRILYLAQAFRDGFSVAEVHEFSKIDPWFLEQIYEIVKFEDKIDMDILNNEELLREAKSMGFSDKMIAVLINEKDDLELSQNDIYFARQKLGIELEYNEVDTCAGEFKALTPYLYSTANITKFPKKELAKDAKKVMIIGGGPNRIGQGIEFDYCCVHASYALRDLGIKTIMYNCNPETVSTDYDTSDILYFEPIDFEHVRSVIEREKPDGVIVHFGGQTPLKFAKRLSVIGAKIIGTTARVIDVAEDRKKFSEFINKIGVLQPKNDTATSLEEALQKAATIGYPVLVRPSYVLGGRAMRRVHNESELKEYMSEAVKVSNHSPVLLDKFLQDAKELDVDAICDGKEVYIGAIMEHIEEAGIHSGDSACILPPMSLGEEMIKKVEKQTRDIALNLGVVGLMNIQFAIYENELYMIEVNPRASRTVPFVSKATGVPMAKVATRVMWQGNLREALKFYDDYKVVYEDGDILKPRVSSHICVKECVLPFNKLSGADLILGPEMKSTGEVMGISHDFASSFAKSQIAASNTLPSKGRVFLTLADADKSYAPDLARELIALGFSIIATGGTHKILSEAGVEAEFVYKISEGRPNVEDRLKNGDIALVINTSDTKSSVDDGKKIRQNVLRFKIPYFTTIRAALAAAKSLSSVQTGKALEVKSLQEYLSEK from the coding sequence ATGCCAAAAAGAACAGATATAAATACCATTTTGCTAATCGGCTCAGGCCCTATCGTCATCGGTCAAGCCTGCGAATTTGACTACTCAGGCACGCAAGCAGCCAAGACGCTAAAAGAGCTTGGATACCGCGTAGTGCTTATCAACTCAAACCCAGCCACCATCATGACCGACCCAAATTTTGCCGATGCAACGTATATTGAGCCGATCACAAAAGAGAGCATTTTAAAAATCATCGAAAAAGAAAAGATTGACGCCATCTTACCAACGATGGGCGGTCAAGTAGCGCTAAATGCCGCTATGGAGGTCTTTGAGAGCGGTCTTTTAAAGGATGTGAAATTTCTTGGTGCAAACCCAGAAGCGATAAAAAAGGGTGAAGATAGACAAATTTTTAAAGCGACCATGCAAAAGATCGGCATGGACTTGCCTGAGAGTAGATATGCCTACAACATGGACGACGCACTAAATGCGGCAAATGAGATAGGCTTTCCGCTCATCATAAGAGCTAGCTATACGCTTGGTGGCGCAGGAAGTGGCGTGGCTTATAATATGGATGAGTTTAAAGAGCTAGCCAACACCGGCCTTGACGCAAGCCCGATACATGAAATTTTGATAGAAGAGAGCCTGCTTGGCTGGAAAGAGTACGAGATGGAGGTTATCAGAGATAGGAATGACAACTGCATTATCGTCTGCTCGATCGAAAATTTTGACCCAATGGGCGTGCATACAGGTGATAGCATCACGGTTGCGCCAGCTTTAACGCTAACAGACAAAGAGTATCAGGCTATGCGTGATGCAAGCTTTGCCATACTTCGTGAGATTGGTGTTGATACTGGTGGCAGCAATGTGCAGTTTGCCATAGACCCAAAAACAGGCCGTATGATCGTTATCGAGATGAACCCACGTGTTAGTCGAAGCTCAGCCCTTGCAAGTAAGGCTACTGGCTATCCTATCGCAAAGGTCGCGACTCTACTTGCGGTTGGCTTTAGTCTAGATGAGATCAAAAACGACATTACAGGCACGCCTGCTAGCTTTGAGCCGGTGATCGACTACATCGTGACAAAGATCCCACGCTTTACATTTGAGAAATTCCCAGGATCAAACCCATATCTAGGCACCGCGATGAAGTCAGTTGGCGAGGTGATGGCGATAGGCAGGACATTTAAAGAGAGTATCCAAAAGGCGCTTTGCAGCTTAGAGCGTGATCTTTGCGGATTTAACAGCCTTAGTTTAGAGAAAAATGCTTTGATTTATGGCATCAGAAATGCAAACGAGCAGAGAATTTTATATCTAGCGCAAGCCTTTAGAGATGGCTTTAGTGTGGCTGAAGTGCATGAGTTTAGCAAGATCGATCCTTGGTTTTTAGAGCAAATTTATGAGATAGTTAAATTTGAAGATAAGATCGACATGGATATCTTAAACAACGAAGAGCTTTTGCGAGAGGCCAAAAGTATGGGCTTTTCAGACAAGATGATAGCTGTGCTTATAAATGAAAAAGACGATCTTGAGCTTAGTCAAAATGATATCTATTTTGCTAGGCAAAAGCTTGGCATCGAGCTTGAATACAACGAGGTCGATACTTGTGCGGGCGAGTTTAAGGCGCTAACGCCGTATCTTTACTCAACCGCAAATATCACTAAATTCCCTAAAAAAGAGCTAGCAAAAGACGCTAAAAAGGTGATGATAATAGGTGGTGGTCCAAATAGGATCGGTCAGGGCATAGAGTTTGACTACTGCTGCGTGCACGCAAGCTACGCCCTAAGAGACCTTGGCATAAAAACGATAATGTATAACTGCAACCCAGAAACCGTCTCGACTGACTACGATACGAGTGATATTTTGTACTTTGAGCCGATTGATTTTGAGCATGTTAGATCAGTCATCGAGCGTGAAAAGCCAGACGGCGTGATCGTGCATTTCGGCGGCCAAACTCCGCTTAAATTTGCAAAACGCCTAAGCGTGATCGGTGCTAAGATCATCGGAACAACTGCAAGAGTGATCGATGTGGCCGAGGATAGAAAGAAATTTAGCGAATTTATAAATAAAATAGGTGTTCTTCAGCCTAAAAATGACACCGCCACTAGCCTAGAAGAAGCTTTGCAAAAAGCCGCTACTATCGGCTATCCAGTGCTAGTTCGTCCAAGCTACGTCCTTGGTGGCAGGGCGATGAGAAGGGTGCATAACGAGAGCGAGCTAAAAGAGTATATGAGTGAAGCGGTCAAAGTTAGCAACCACTCGCCAGTACTACTTGATAAATTTTTACAAGATGCAAAAGAGCTCGACGTAGACGCGATATGTGATGGCAAAGAGGTCTATATTGGCGCGATAATGGAGCACATCGAGGAGGCTGGAATTCACTCTGGCGACTCAGCTTGCATATTGCCACCGATGAGCTTAGGCGAAGAAATGATAAAAAAAGTGGAGAAGCAAACCAGAGATATTGCTCTAAATTTAGGCGTCGTTGGCCTTATGAATATCCAGTTTGCCATCTATGAAAATGAGCTTTATATGATCGAGGTAAATCCTCGCGCGAGTAGAACCGTGCCATTTGTGAGCAAGGCTACTGGCGTGCCTATGGCAAAGGTGGCAACAAGAGTTATGTGGCAAGGAAATTTACGTGAGGCGCTTAAATTTTATGATGATTACAAAGTTGTTTATGAAGATGGCGACATCTTAAAACCTCGCGTAAGTTCGCATATTTGTGTAAAAGAGTGCGTACTACCGTTTAACAAGCTAAGCGGCGCCGATCTCATCCTTGGCCCTGAGATGAAAAGCACTGGCGAGGTCATGGGTATAAGCCACGATTTTGCAAGCTCGTTTGCAAAGAGCCAGATCGCTGCTAGCAATACTTTGCCAAGCAAGGGTAGGGTCTTTTTAACGCTAGCTGACGCTGATAAGTCTTACGCGCCAGACCTTGCAAGAGAGCTAATAGCGCTTGGCTTTAGCATCATCGCAACTGGTGGTACACATAAAATTTTAAGTGAAGCTGGCGTTGAGGCTGAGTTTGTCTATAAGATAAGCGAGGGCAGACCAAACGTCGAAGATAGGCTCAAAAACGGCGATATCGCACTTGTTATTAACACAAGCGATACAAAATCAAGCGTGGATGATGGTAAAAAGATCCGTCAAAACGTGCTTAGATTTAAAATTCCTTACTTTACAACGATCCGCGCAGCACTTGCTGCTGCTAAGTCGCTAAGCTCGGTACAAACTGGCAAAGCACTTGAGGTAAAAAGCTTGCAAGAGTATCTAAGCGAGAAATGA